In Lentimicrobium sp. L6, the following proteins share a genomic window:
- the cysK gene encoding cysteine synthase A: protein MKKQNILELIGNTPVLQINRLFKPNLDAWVKLEKQNPGGSIKDRIALAMITDAENKGILKKNGIIIEPTSGNTGIGLALVSAVKKYRLILTMPESMSIERRKLMKAYGAEIILTPKELGMKGAIDKAKELQADLNAWMPMQFENPANPEIHSQTTAQEIINDFPEGLDVLISGVGTGGHISGIALELKKHWPNLKVIAVEPSDSPFISEGKAGPHAIQGIGAGFIPKNLNTEILDEVIKITKEEAYLFTQRAALEEGLFIGISTGASLAAIHQIQEQLVGKRVLTFAYDTGERYLSLEDLF, encoded by the coding sequence ATGAAAAAACAAAATATATTAGAATTAATAGGAAATACTCCAGTTCTTCAAATCAACAGACTATTTAAACCCAATTTAGACGCTTGGGTCAAACTAGAAAAACAAAATCCTGGTGGAAGCATAAAAGATAGGATTGCTTTAGCCATGATCACGGATGCCGAAAACAAAGGAATCCTCAAAAAAAATGGTATTATCATAGAACCCACTTCGGGAAATACAGGAATAGGATTGGCTCTGGTTTCTGCTGTAAAAAAATATCGCTTAATATTAACCATGCCCGAATCCATGTCCATAGAAAGGCGAAAACTTATGAAAGCTTATGGTGCTGAAATCATACTCACCCCAAAAGAACTAGGTATGAAAGGTGCCATTGATAAAGCCAAAGAATTGCAAGCCGACTTAAATGCTTGGATGCCCATGCAGTTCGAAAATCCTGCCAACCCTGAAATACATAGTCAAACTACAGCACAAGAAATCATAAATGACTTTCCAGAGGGATTAGATGTTTTGATAAGTGGAGTGGGAACAGGTGGACATATTAGTGGTATAGCCTTAGAGTTAAAGAAGCATTGGCCAAACCTAAAAGTAATCGCAGTAGAACCAAGCGACTCCCCCTTTATAAGCGAAGGTAAAGCTGGACCTCATGCCATCCAAGGCATTGGAGCTGGATTCATTCCCAAGAATCTAAATACAGAAATCTTAGACGAAGTGATTAAAATAACAAAGGAGGAGGCTTATTTATTCACCCAAAGAGCTGCTTTAGAAGAAGGTTTATTTATCGGAATTTCCACAGGCGCTTCCCTTGCTGCCATTCATCAAATACAAGAACAATTGGTCGGGAAACGAGTATTGACTTTTGCTTATGATACTGGGGAACGCTATTTATCATTGGAAGATTTGTTTTAA
- a CDS encoding serine O-acetyltransferase: MRKNNFIQSRGQFLENSLGRVPRRKKVHDFLNETIGYLFPILSFCDNEDEEINLDDILVLLKEILESYDSGVSDTKEPIIQFKEELPKIYETLIKDATAIYEGDPAAKSIEEVIISYPGFYAILVYRIAHVLNNLSVTIIPRMLTEFSHSKTGIDIHAHAKIGESFCIDHGTGIVIGETTEIGKHVKIYQGVTLGALSVSKSLGGKKRHPSIEDHTVIYAGSTILGGDTIIGHHSTIGGNVWLTQSVAPHSVVLNQAKIHLRNNQQEQKDKIDFVI, encoded by the coding sequence ATGAGAAAAAACAACTTTATACAATCCCGTGGTCAGTTTTTGGAAAACAGCTTAGGCAGAGTTCCCCGTAGAAAAAAGGTTCATGATTTCCTCAATGAAACCATAGGCTATCTATTTCCTATTTTATCATTCTGTGATAATGAAGATGAAGAAATAAACCTAGATGATATTCTAGTTCTTCTAAAAGAAATACTGGAATCTTATGATTCGGGTGTTTCGGATACCAAAGAGCCTATCATTCAATTCAAAGAAGAGTTACCTAAAATCTATGAGACCTTGATCAAAGATGCCACGGCGATTTATGAAGGCGATCCAGCAGCAAAATCCATAGAGGAGGTTATTATATCATATCCTGGTTTCTATGCCATTTTAGTCTATCGAATTGCTCATGTTCTGAATAATTTATCAGTGACTATCATTCCCCGAATGCTCACCGAATTTTCCCACAGCAAAACAGGAATCGATATTCATGCCCATGCTAAAATTGGGGAGTCTTTTTGTATAGATCATGGCACGGGTATCGTGATTGGAGAAACTACCGAAATTGGTAAACATGTAAAGATATATCAAGGAGTAACGCTTGGCGCTTTGAGTGTTTCGAAGAGTTTAGGAGGTAAGAAGCGACATCCAAGCATCGAAGATCATACCGTGATTTATGCAGGCTCTACAATTCTTGGTGGAGATACTATCATTGGCCATCATTCAACCATCGGCGGAAATGTTTGGCTTACTCAGTCTGTAGCTCCCCATTCTGTGGTTCTAAATCAAGCTAAGATTCATTTAAGAAATAACCAACAAGAACAAAAAGATAAGATTGACTTTGTCATCTAA